The Leguminivora glycinivorella isolate SPB_JAAS2020 chromosome 7, LegGlyc_1.1, whole genome shotgun sequence genomic interval TTACTCTCGTCTTTACGCACACTTTCGGTTGAGTCAAATTTTTCCTTAAAACCAGAATCACTGATTTCGTTATCATCTTTTGAATTGTTAAATTTTTCGTGTTGGATCTCAGTATCGCCGACAGTATACTGATTGTCACCGTCACCGTTCGTATCTTCAGCGAGTTGCGTTTGTAAGAAATTGAATTTGTTTATATTGCTTTTGTAAACTTTTTCAGGGCTTTGCTTAAATAATTCGCTATCTTCTTTAGCACCGGAATTGTCCACCACTGTCTCCATATTCTCTGCTGCCTGAGATTGTAACTTGTTTGTGTTTAAAACACTAGGTGTACTGTCTTTGAGTTTACTATCTAAGTTGTCAGATAAGGACATATTTACTAACTTGTCTTCTAGACTAACTTCTTTATCTGATTGCTTTTCAAACAAACTTATTTTCtctgtaataaaaacaaatgagtcTTGTTATACTAATTGTTGATAATGGTCAATTAGGTAATATGTAATGCAAAATACGCATCATCAACTAAATATTGGAAAGTTGCAGTTAGTGTACTATTGAAGCATCTACACGAAGTTTTGGGCACAGGTTTCTTAAAACTATAGCTTATTATTTAGATAATCGAAACCGTTAAATACCACTAGTGCTCGTTTTTTAGTACTAATTATTATCAGAGGTGATTAAAAAGTGCATCAAACTAATATAATCCAAACAGCTAAATGTTACAGGTGCATTTCTAAACCATCATCTCCTAGGTCTACTTTAGAAATATTAATCACAGTTTTAAATAGAAAAGTATTGTTAATTATGCTTGCAATCAAAGTAACTTTAAAACAAAACATAAATGACATAGACTTGACATACAAAAAAGCCAGTTAGTAGGAATAGAGAAAATGTAGTAAAGGAAAGTTTGTAGAGATACTCACCTAAGATTGACTGAGGCCTTGTCTTATGTTTGGGGACAATAGGCTCTTCACTGGGGAGCTCATTAGGTTTAGACAAGTCTTCATGAAATGCTAACATGCCTATTTGATCATTATTATTAAGAAATGTGGGCATTGTCTTTTCATTTTTGCAACTATCACAACAAAATTCAGATCCTTCAATAACTTGGAAATTCTTGGGGTTCAAGTGACCAGAGCACTTGGAGCAACGGAAACATCTCCTATGATAGAGCTTGTGTGAGACAATGAGACGCTGTGCGAGGTAAACGGGCAGGCCGCATGCAGCACACTTGTCTAGACCTGTCTTTCCAAATTTGAATGGTGCCTATaagtgaaaataaataaagaatagaTTATAGAATGCAGGAAATCAATATTGTGTCATCACATATTTTCATATGGCTTAATCATATGTGTGTTTTGTGTCCAAGGAAAATGTCTAACTTGTTGCTTGCCACAAGGATGCTTTAAGGGCctccacagacgggagacaaaactgttttgtctccgtcgtatttgtatgaaaagttgcgtcgcctcgtgtgcgcaccttcatactagcccatagaccgagcgacggagacaaaacagttttgtctcccgtctgtgggggccctaACAGGTTATTTGCATAATATGATACATGCAAATCTCGTCCTTATAATAAGCAACAAAGTGGGAACTTAAAGACTTTGTCATGTATTAATGGATATCGTccctacttttaaaaaatctcgtatctcacgctatTTCTCaatgttaaaacgcagtaagtctatatgcattccatacatacttactacaattttcttttcattgacagacgaagatacaagtttttttaaaagtagtgacgatattatacATACTGAATAAATTTCCTTATTTGACTTCaatagtttttaaatatattgatgaCACAATACTACTTGTACTAGAGAAAACATAACAAATTGCAGTATAACAAACACATCATAGAAAAAGAATAGATAGAGATACCTATACAGAAACACATACTGTATTGATTTGTTGTTTTCACCAAATGTATGGCCATACATAAATATGTCAGTCTtataattagagatgggccgaatatggactttgccgaatacgaatattcggccgaacattcagATGTTCAGACTTTACCGAAtacgaacattcggccgaatattcggttacgacatctttttaaagcgaatgttaaaactatgaaatgattgataatggttatacatactacaactatgttcttatgatttagtggatagctaaaacttagttaaaacaactctgaactcttctcaactcttaaactacggttttttaactttattacaaaacaattgtgtttatattttgacgcatttttagtagttccttagaaagctactaaaataggagcttattatccaatggaatacgtaagatcttcattagttatttactttgtttattcggtaaatattcggcaatgcaaccgaattattcggccgaatacgaccattgaaaaacttgccgaatatgccgaataccgaatatttaccgaatattcggcccatctctacttatAATATAACCAATCTAAACTATGTGCAATGGAAGTGCAACTACAAATTGTCATTGTGCTGGCTACAATATTGTTTTGCAAACCATAAACTGTCTTAAATTATCACAAACAAAAGAATTACATCTAACATAAACCCAAATGATCGAATACATTGGAAAATATAAACCTTTTTGGCTTTTGGGTATAGAGAGAAAGCTTTATTATTATTGAGATATAATATAAACCTCTTTTAGATAACTAAGCTGACAAAAAAGGGTGGCAAACAAGACTAAGAGAATTCATGTAGGAAAGGATAAGAATGTATAAATGTACCCACCGCTGCTGTGGAGGTTGACGGAGGCTCTGGGGTTTTTGATTCATTTTCAGATGCTTTAGTGTTCACTGAAATATAACAACACACTGTTTAGTCTATATGGATATGATTCATGTACATAGCAGATATTCATATAGGGATAGGGCTTTCCTGCTCTCAATTGTTAAGgaaataagtatattatatacacTTGCTATTCAGAGGTAGAACAAAAGATGCTAGGAGCAAATTAATTGCCCCCATAAATTCGCAATCACACTACCCAATTTGACATTATGCATATTGTTTTATGGAGTGAATGAAGCAGTAATTTTGACTTTTCATATGTGTTGCTtaacttattatatttttttataaaatcaaccttatagcagaatggatttacccaagtttgaagttaagcgacacatatatTTGATAAACGCTTGCGATTTATCAAAGCTGCATTTATCACAAAACAACCGCATGTTAGAACAACATAAaatgcatatatttttattcatgtttGTTATCAGTTTTGCACCTGCACCTGCTACAAATGTTGAAGTTTATAAAGAATTTACCTGTGTGACCAAGGCGTTGATAAAACTGAGACAAATAAGTGAGTATGGACAATCTGTCTGGCACTTCGTTTTCTACCATATCCTCAGGATCCAACAGCGCGGGAATCCCCAGGTGTTTCTCTGCAATACTAAATGCCTGCTGGTTGTTTTCATAAATGTTTTCTGGTTTTAAACTTGATACATCTCTGTAAATAAATGGATTtggttataaatatgtattaaaattaaattaaaattaaaaaatgtgtaaataatgttaaataacTCACATTAAGTCAGGCCTGAAGTGATGAACTAGTGCACAAAAAGCGATGCCATTTCTCCACGATGTAGTCATATTATCAATCTGCACATTAGGGCAATCCTTAATTAGGCGTTTACACCATAGTTCCAAGGCCTTCGTCCCTTTTACCTCTGACATTTTTGAGTATTTTAGATATTAGTGTGTAGAAAGTAAGCCACAACGGTCATCTACACGATGACTCATAGAAGTTTCCGTGCATCTTCAATTAATGCTACAATGACGATTATGCCACACAATCCGATTTTagctttaatgaaataatgtaTGAGGGCTATTGAATAATCTTTAGTTGAACAAAAGTGATTGTTGGGTTGGCATTTAGTGCAAGTACAAGGTACGAGTGCAACTCGATATATGACGTTTGTCAAACGTCAAAGTTCTATGACAGATGAATTGTTACGGTCCAACACGTGCATGATTCTTATTAGGAAGTCACTATGaatcatcatcagaaattccactgcaccaaatgtcactgttctggacgaaagtgcatgctgttcgtataaaaataccaaagtcactataagcgtgccgttcagatttgaagagttccgttctggccatcatcagcagttccactgcaccaaatgtcactgttccgtacctaaatgcatgctgttcttttaaaaacacaaaaatcaccatatgtatgcctttcagatttgaggagttccctcgatttctccaggatcccatcatcagaactgggttctgagaaaaatgggaccaatctgtatgcatatacattcaatcaaaaaaaaatttttcaaaatcggtccagtaacgacggagatatcgaggaacaaacataaaaaaaaaaaaaacatacagacgacttgataaccgtccttcttgagatatgaggcgacggttaaaaataaggCAGGGTCTACATGTACGACAATTTTGACAGTGAATTTGACTTGTGTCCTAAAAACGGCTAGTGAGTTCGTTTAGCGTACGcactaaagactgtatcgttaagtatgaagacaactttgagtagccgtatttatttgctattatatttttttcttataacaagccatgggcttaataaggcacataataaggtacacattttgtcctagaaactcgacgtaaagcatatggtttagacagtattgacttaatcctcccgagtaccaattacgattccggacaaatgctactagaaaattcacaaagtgcgtaaaagacggtacgattgcgaaaaaaaattgtatggtgcgaacctcaacgacacatgatccacaaagcagaatatctggacatagtctagccactgttatttaaaaaaaatatagtccaGGATCTGTGTAtctgtatggcggccatttagagaatgtggcatggtgcttactctaactccgactttgatgtcgaatttgactatcatacattgtttatatcgatctggtttaagcactgttcaaacaccatgaatgtcaattagactttggcctatggctaatttttttatctgtttctctcatcttgcaatccggaacgttgctcaaaattgcgtttttttaaattatataaattcgccgcttttattctacaagtacccaattggaaaaaccatgaagaggactcttaaataatatattttggcagcatattaacctttgtttgttgaaatcgtacaaagagtcattgaaatattctcaaattaagccagataggggttgtccgaaatttatttgctagaccttaatgaaagtaccataaaggaccttcttatatcaaatagtacttaccaatatttCAACTGTAGTTTCAACAttaggtttgttttgtccttatacttaacgatacagtccttaaggGTTCCGTACTCAATTTCAACTGTAGTTTATAGGGAAAGTTAAGATTCGTAAAATCGAATCCCTCGGCATAAATATGACATTTTGCTCCCTGTAGctcctgcacgggtagcatgttcgtgcgatagacgataaaatatcaggccgtccctatcgcactattagtaagtgcgatagggacggcctgatgttttatcatttatcgcgcgaccatacttgcctgcctggtggtGGTGGTTTTAGTGcctggtggtggtggtggtggtctAGGTATACCTACTTTTTCACCTCTTCAGCTGGCAAATACTCCCGCTTGTTCAAAAACGAATGAAAAATTAAATCATTCACAATAATAGCAAATTTTGGGTTATTTATTACGATTGCTGATAGAacttactttttaaccgacttcaaaaaaggaggaggttctcaattcgactgaatgtttttttttttttttttattttgtatgtaaatgttactcgatatctccgaggatcgtggaccgattttcaaattttttttttaatcgaacggtataaccccgagatggtcccattggcaccaagtcgggatctgatgatgggatcttggagaaatcgagggaactcttcaaatgttataggcacatgttgcaggccagcctgcgtatggttgggtggggcaaacaggaaatagcaaggcgacgaacaggtctggtaccgactacaaaaataattgatttgtttataatttggatgtttagattattgcaatccgataagaaatctgaattcgaaggtttattatttttggctttttagtttctccgtgttttgtaacacgctttttttgaaggcggttttatttttaagcgaAAAACTGCTAAAATTTCATAGAAAAGGGAATCATTACTGCGGCTTTCAAAGACCAAACTAAGGCTATAGAGCAAAAATAATGGGATACCCTGGTAAGTCTAATACACTCGATGCTCTTTCTGCAAAGAGTAGAAAGAACAGAATCCGGACCAAATCCGGACGGAACAgatacgaaaaaaaaacaaaagacaacTCGGTTATAACCGTGTTATAACAGAGATGCTTATGTTTATGGGTCATTATTTGGTCATTATGGGGTCAAAGGAATGTTGGCCAATATGGGACACTGATTCTCGTAAGTGTGGCGAAAAGGAAAAGACTGTTAAATACCTAATATAACGAAGAATCCACCTTCActagacaaagaatgaagaactttgaaGCAGGTTACCTGGAACCAGATTTCAGAAAGCAACCCATAAGCCTCATCATCAAACATATGGAGATATTGGGGATGGTCCAGAAGCTCTTGAATAGCTGAAAGATCTTAAGATCATAGGATTCATAGGGTGGAATTGCACAAAAGATTCCCATGCATGGGTCCAAGTGTATGCATAAAGGCCCAAGCAGATGTAAGATAAGGTTTATCCTGCCGGCTAACGGCCCTGGGTTCgcatcccggtaagggcatttatttgtgtgttaaACACAGAcatttttgttcctgagtcatggatgtttctctgtatttattaaaaacaaaattcaAACAACCGCATCCGTGatgccatattttttttattaaaaagattAAGATCCATTGAGAGCCTTGGCTAACCACAAGGGCAAGAACGAGAAGCTGCTGTTACGGCCTTCAGTGCCCTCCGCACTCGAACTCCAGTGCATTCTTCAGGCTTGCACACAGGAGCCTCACTAGATGTATCTACAGGAACGGGAGAACTCTCTTCATTGTCTCCGAGAGGAAGTGCTATGGTCCCCGCAAGCGTGAGTAGTAAAATCAACCACATGTCTGAATTACGTGTTGACGTGACGCGATATTTGTTAGCACTTAAAAATGCAGAGTTACGAGTTATTACATTACATGCCATTTTATTGTCacttaattgaatttttaaattgGCCGTGCTTTTGTAATGATAGAGGAGGTTAGGGGAACATGACCAATTTAAACTGACAAACTAATTAGAAATTACTTCgagtcaaatttttttttttttttttttaattatatggCCACCTTTTACCAAGCCAAGCTAAGTTTACTGCGATTTGGATAACACAGGCCGAGCATGTGTTATTTTAAGCGTCAAACGTCTATGTTATCGTGGCGTACCTATAGTATGACGTCTAGGTACACAAGGTTAAACATGTACTAGTGAAGGCAAAAATTAACCAGTAATCTGATGTTTTCCCATCAGGCGAAAATAGCAAGGCAAGGGTGTCCAAAACGTCAACATaaactaaaacaataaaatataattaagtatttttaaatggacCTTATTAATGACCGATCAGTGCAAATGTTAACGTAAAAAGTCATATTTTAGAAAAGTTGTTTATTATAATTTggatatgtacatatttattgtGCACAACATTTTAACAACAGAGTAGGGAAATCGCGCTTTACAtcaattacctacttatatcaCCCAAATCTCTCTGCAGACACCAAGCGCATCTGGAGCATATCCCACAGGACATTGATTTGGCACACTTATAACATTTCTAGAAGAATACTCGAAGATGTTGACTGGTTCCACCATTTCTTGATTTATCTGATCTTCAACGTCAAGGGCTGGGTCCTCTAAAGGTGACAACCTATAAAGATAAGACCCTTATTAATAACCGTCGAAACTTGACTAATGACTCAGATATTTAGGTACTTCCTTTCTAtcataacaataataatatataattaagtaCACAACACTTATTATTATTGGCTGATAAGgataaaaatattcaaatatcgATAAAAATGACAAATTACTTTATATATTGATACCACAAAATATTACtatatacgagtaggtacttgtgTTATTTAAGATTCGAATACTATCAATCAGActttaattttaactataattggtacaaagaatatttttaaaacaacataatttaATATATGTCTTTGTGATACACTGTGGGCGAATCAATAAATGTACGTAGCTCTTTAGTACATGTAATATATGGTACTCATGTTGTGTTAAAACTATTACACAACAAAATGAAAGTCTCAGGTAAGTGGATATCAATAAATCGGTCAGTAACTTTGCGGTTCCTTTGTAAGTTATAGTTTCAATGTCATATCATATTGGATGAATGAtacaattcaataaaatattaaagaaatagtTTATGGGTTCTCACTTTGAATTGATTTTGATCCAAATATCACGGCATGCTCCATTTATATATTCTTGACCAGGGGGGCAATTCGGTGGCACCGTTATAACGTTCAGGGGTGCAGGAGTTACGTCAATATTTTCTGATCTCCAAACATCACGGCATGCTCCATTGATATATTCTTGACCAGGGGGGCAATTCGTAGGTACAGTTATTACGTTCGCAGGTGCAGGAGTTACATCAATACTTTGTGCTCTCCAAACATCACGGCATGCGCCATTGATATAATCCTGACCTTCTGGACAATTAGTGGGTACTGTTATTACGTTAAGAGGTGCAGGGGTTCTAGCAATATTTTTTGCTCTCCAAACATCACGACATGCGCCATTGATATATTGTTGACCAGGAGGACAATTTGTTGGCACCGTTATCATGTTCAGAGGTGCAGGAGAACTTCCAGAATTATCTGCTCTCCAAATATCACGGCATTCTCCATTGACATATTCCTGGCCTTCGGGACAATTCGTAGGCACCGTAACAACGTTTAGAGGCGCGGGAGTTCTTCCAATGTTTTCGGCTCTCCAAACATCACGGCATGCTCCATTGATGTATTCCTGACCAGGAGGGCAGTTCGTTGGCACCGTTATCACGTTCAGAGGTGCAGGAGTTCTTCCAGAATTATCTGCTCTCCAAATATCACGGCATTCTCCATTGACATATTCCTGACCTTCGGGGCAATTCGTAGGCACCGTTATTACGTTCAATGGGGCAGGGGTTCTAGCAATAACTTTTGCTAACAAAACATCAGCACTTTCTTTAAAATTATGGGGAGGATGTGCAAAGCTTGTCGCCACAAGCGCAAAGaggaaatataaaaacatatttattttatatctttgGCTATATGCATTGGTGAGCAACTAAGAACATACTGGTCACGTAAGTAAATCTAATTGGTATTTAATTACATTATCTGATCAGACATGACGTTACAGATAACAGGGGAATCTAAGGTAAAACATCTTGCCTGATAACTGATAATTAGCGCAACAACAGGTACCTAAGAAGGTATAAGATGGTACCTAAGTAGATGAAATCTAAATGGCTCGAAGGTTTAGCAACTACTGATGGTTTGGTAATTTTAACAACAGGTGTTATACACGTTGATCCACCCATTCTACCGTTCTTGCCAATTAGAAAATAATCTGCTTGAACTATTGAACTGTAGTTTAACTAAGTTTAGTAGGTAATGCCTAGCTTTGTGCTAATTTAAGTCAACATGTTCGGTACCATTAGTTAAGcgtaaatacatacctatataatt includes:
- the LOC125227961 gene encoding uncharacterized protein LOC125227961, whose protein sequence is MFLYFLFALVATSFAHPPHNFKESADVLLAKVIARTPAPLNVITVPTNCPEGQEYVNGECRDIWRADNSGRTPAPLNVITVPTNCPPGQEYINGACRDVWRAENIGRTPAPLNVVTVPTNCPEGQEYVNGECRDIWRADNSGSSPAPLNMITVPTNCPPGQQYINGACRDVWRAKNIARTPAPLNVITVPTNCPEGQDYINGACRDVWRAQSIDVTPAPANVITVPTNCPPGQEYINGACRDVWRSENIDVTPAPLNVITVPPNCPPGQEYINGACRDIWIKINSKLSPLEDPALDVEDQINQEMVEPVNIFEYSSRNVISVPNQCPVGYAPDALGVCREIWVI